A stretch of the Notamacropus eugenii isolate mMacEug1 chromosome 2, mMacEug1.pri_v2, whole genome shotgun sequence genome encodes the following:
- the TCHH gene encoding trichohyalin, with protein MPQLLKSIIDIIEVYKQYVLSDSDGTALSKKALKNLLQREFGDILRRPHDPQTVELVLQLLDRDCNGVVDFTEFLLLVFKVAQACYRALSQATGNEEKRRVKLEEKRERAQEENQRRRGARERQLQEEEELQRAEQQEHERQRSEGRQQLESSSASGEGQRLRREQERRLQERETQRLEEEQLRRPARERQRERQIPEEGQKQRQELERERRCSEQKQERSEKGYGRWEQERQQRELQRERQEERRQERAEQGLRQQEERQAREQGESRGFQLQWQLEREVQGRQNKLYSKPRRQEDGQFLEEEPRRRQLREERLRRQERERQLREDEALQRQDRFGQLRDGDVEDRFEEEQARRRQVGDRQLQEEERRRDLKVQWLPEEEAERRRNRLYSKPAEQERRAQRERQLREEEERELQQRERRRLQEQREQLYREEEQLLRRQERDDGRWRQERERQLREDEALQRQDKFSQLRDEDVDDRFEEEQERQRREEEQARRRQIRDRQLQEEERRRHLKVQWLPEEEAERRRNLLYSKPSELEREQERQEQRERQLRAKQLQEQEEQLQRLEQEVEKRREELEKRRRREQRDGQYREAEQLQEEEEQLQRLEQEVEKRREELEKRRRREQRDGQYREAEQLQEEEKQLQRLEQEAEKRREELEKRRRREQRDGQYLEAEQLQEEEEQLQRLEQEVEKRSEELEKRRRREQRDGQYREAEQLQEEEEQLQRLEQEAEKRREELEKRRRREQRDGQYREAEQLQEEEEQLQRLEQEVEKRSEELEKRRRREQRDGQYRESEQLQEEEEQLQRLEQEVEKRREELEKRRRREQRDGQYRESEQLQEEEEQLQRLEQEVEKRREELEKRRRREQRDGQYREAEQLQEEEEQLQRLEQEVEKRREELEKRRRREQRDGQYREAEQLQEEEERLQRLEQEVEKRREELEKRRRREQRDGQYREAEQLQEEEERLQRLEQEVEKRREELEKRRLREQRDGKYREAEQLQEEEERLQRLEQEVEKRREELEKRRRREQRDGQYREAEQLQEEEEQLQRLEQEVEKRREELEKRRLREQRDGKYREAEQLQEEEERLQRLEQEVEKRREELEKRRRREQRDGQYREAEQLQEEEERLQRLEQEVEKRREELEKRRRRERRDGQYLEAEQLQEEEEQLRRLEREEKRLRLQHRDQQYREKEHLRDQEIDRQYSESEDFQEQESDLPFREEAQSRRLKWQWQPHKENEARNRRLYSKRREDEQRVWEQEDSQVRDWPARDNDDECDCGDLDRPFRSEKSRRVQDRQHYQDEQEQRYRQEREAEKQRFQERGRISQEEQRLRQEREQERRRRQEQDAKFLDEEQLYREEREEEKRLRQSRDRKFREEQEFRRQDEERRKRLLQARDRQLQEEKDFYPQERDRQYRKERRSQEARDRQFREEESVFSQQREEQRRRQEQEEQFVRKEREQERRRKEEGDRKFREQSLQQAVEEERRRRLVQDRKFPEEEQLYRDEQEQRRRQEPARRFREEEQLRRQELEQEQRRQERERKFREEEQLRRQELEQRQRRQERERKFREEEQLRRQELEQEQRRQERERKFREEERLRRQELEQEQRQRRQERERKFREEEQLRRQELEQEQRRQERERKFREEEQLRRQELEQEQRQRRQERERKFREEEQLRRQELEQEQRRQERERKFREEEQLRRQELEQEQRQRRQERERKFREEEQLRRQELEQEQRRQERERKFREEEQLRRQEREGQQYRQEFDSQTRVQLRDRQSREEDKSRRQVQEFSSRQISKPIVRSSPLYEYIQEQRSQYRP; from the exons ATGCCTCAGCTACTGAAAAGCATCATTGATATCATTGAAGTTTACAAGCAATATGTACTAAGTGATTCTGATGGAACAGCACTGAGCAAAAAAGCCCTGAAGAATCTCTTGCAGAGGGAGTTTGGAGATATCCTCCGG AGACCACATGACCCCCAGACCGTAGAATTGGTCCTCCAGCTTCTAGATCGAGATTGTAACGGGGTGGTTGATTTCACGGAGTTTCTCTTGCTAGTGTTCAAAGTAGCTCAAGCTTGTTATCGTGCGCTTAGCCAGGCCACAGGGAACGAAGAGAAGAGACGAGTTAAactagaggaaaagagggaaagggcaCAAGAAGAAAACCAGAGGAGGCGCGGAGCCCGGGAGAGGCAACTCCAAGAGGAAGAAGAACTGCAACGAGCCGAACAACAGGAACACGAGAGGCAGCGAAGTGAAGGGCGCCAGCAGCTGGAGAGCTCCAGCGCCTCTGGAGAAGGGCAGCGGCTGCGGCGAGAGCAGGAAAGGCGACTCCAAGAGCGCGAGACGCAGCGCTTGGAGGAAGAGCAGCTGCGAAGACCCGCgagggaaagacagagggagagacagatcCCGGAGGAAGGGCAGAAACAGAGACAAGAGCTAGAACGAGAGCGTCGCTGCAGCGAACAGAAACAGGAGCGCTCAGAAAAAGGATATGGAAGATGGGAGCAGGAGAGGCAACAAAGGGAACTGCAGAGAGAGCGCCAGGAAGAAAGGCGGCAGGAGCGGGCCGAGCAGGGGCTAAGACAGCAAGAAGAAAGACAGGCCCGCGAGCAGGGTGAGAGCCGCGGCTTCCAACTGCAGTGGCAACTGGAAAGAGAAGTTCAAGGTCGGCAGAACAAACTCTACTCTAAGCCTCGCAGGCAGGAGGATGGCCAGTTCCTGGAGGAAGAGCCGAGACGCCGACAGCTGAGAGAAGAGAGACTGAGGCGTCAAGAGCGAGAGAGGCAGCTGCGCGAGGACGAGGCCTTGCAGCGTCAGGATAGGTTCGGTCAGCTGCGGGATGGGGACGTAGAAGATCGCTTCGAGGAGGAGCAGGCTCGCCGGCGACAGGTCGGCGACCGGCAGCTGCAAGAGGAGGAGCGGCGCCGCGACCTCAAAGTCCAGTGGCTTCCGGAAGAAGAAGCCGAGAGGCGCCGAAATCGCCTCTACTCCAAGCCTGCCGAGCAAGAACGTCGGGCGCAACGTGAGAGGCAgctgagagaggaagaggagcgCGAGCTTCAGCAGCGAGAGAGGAGGAGGCTCCAGGAACAGCGGGAGCAGCTATATCGCGAGGAAGAGCAGCTCCTACGGCGCCAGGAGAGAGACGATGGAAGGTGGCGTCAGGAGCGAGAGAGGCAGCTGCGCGAGGACGAGGCCTTGCAGCGTCAGGACAAATTCAGTCAGCTGCGGGATGAGGACGTCGACGATCGCTTCGAGGAAGAGCAGGAAAGACAGCGACGTGAAGAGGAGCAAGCTCGCCGGCGACAGATCCGCGATCGGCAGCTGCAGGAGGAGGAGCGGCGCCGCCACCTCAAAGTCCAGTGGCTTCCGGAAGAAGAAGCCGAGAGACGCCGAAACCTCCTCTACTCCAAGCCCTCTGAGCTAGAACGCGAGCAGGAACGTCAGGAACAAAGAGAGAGGCAGCTGAGAGCGAAACAGCTCCAGGAGCAGGAGGAGCAGCTCCAGCGCCTGGAACAGGAGGTAGAAAAGAGACGCGAGGAGTTAGAGAAAAGGAGGCGCCGGGAGCAGCGGGACGGACAGTACCGGGAGGCAGAACAGctccaggaggaggaggaacagctCCAGCGCCTGGAACAGGAGGTAGAAAAGAGACGCGAGGAGTTAGAGAAAAGGAGGCGCCGGGAGCAGCGGGACGGCCAATACCGCGAGGCAGAACAGCTccaggaggaggagaaacagcTCCAGCGCCTGGAACAGGAGGCAGAAAAGAGACGCGAGGAGTTAGAGAAAAGGAGGCGCAGGGAGCAGCGAGACGGGCAATACCTCGAGGCAGAACAGctccaggaggaggaggaacagctCCAGCGCCTGGAACAGGAGGTAGAAAAGAGAAGCGAGGAGTTAGAGAAAAGGAGGCGCAGGGAGCAGCGAGACGGGCAATACCGCGAGGCAGAACAGctccaggaggaggaggaacagctCCAGCGCCTGGAACAGGAGGCAGAAAAGAGACGCGAGGAGTTAGAGAAAAGGAGGCGCAGGGAGCAGCGAGACGGGCAATACCGCGAGGCAGAACAGctccaggaggaggaggaacagctCCAGCGCCTGGAACAGGAGGTAGAAAAGAGAAGCGAGGAGTTAGAGAAAAGGAGGCGCAGGGAGCAGAGAGACGGGCAATACCGCGAGTCAGAACAGctccaggaggaggaggaacagctCCAGCGCCTGGAACAGGAGGTAGAAAAGAGACGCGAGGAGTTAGAGAAAAGGAGGCGCAGGGAGCAGAGAGACGGGCAATACCGCGAGTCAGAACAGctccaggaggaggaggaacagctCCAGCGCCTGGAACAGGAGGTAGAAAAGAGACGCGAGGAGTTAGAGAAAAGGAGACGCCGGGAGCAGCGGGACGGCCAGTACCGCGAGGCAGAACAGctccaggaggaggaggaacagctCCAGCGCCTGGAACAGGAGGTAGAAAAGAGACGCGAGGAGTTAGAGAAAAGGAGGCGCCGGGAGCAGAGGGACGGACAGTACCGGGAGGCAGAACAGCTCCAAGAGGAGGAGGAACGGCTCCAGCGCCTGGAACAGGAGGTAGAAAAGAGACGTGAGgagttggagaagagaaggcgCCGGGAGCAGAGAGACGGGCAATACCGCGAGGCAGAACAGctccaggaggaggaggaacggCTCCAGCGCCTGGAACAGGAGGTAGAAAAGAGACGCGAGgagttggagaagagaaggctccGGGAGCAGCGGGACGGGAAGTACCGGGAGGCAGAACAGCTCCAAGAGGAGGAGGAACGGCTCCAGCGCCTGGAACAGGAGGTAGAAAAGAGACGCGAGgagttggagaagagaaggcgCCGGGAGCAGAGAGACGGGCAATACCGCGAGGCAGAACAGctccaggaggaggaggaacagctCCAGCGCCTGGAACAGGAGGTAGAAAAGAGACGCGAGgagttggagaagagaaggctccGGGAGCAGCGGGACGGGAAGTACCGGGAGGCAGAACAGctccaggaggaggaggaacggCTCCAGCGCCTGGAACAGGAGGTAGAAAAGAGACGCGAGgagttggagaagagaaggcgCCGGGAGCAGAGAGACGGGCAATACCGCGAGGCAGAACAGctccaggaggaggaggaacggCTCCAGCGCCTGGAACAGGAGGTAGAAAAGAGACGCGAGgagttggagaagagaaggcgCCGGGAACGGAGAGACGGGCAATACCTCGAGGCAGAACAGctccaggaggaggaggagcagctcCGGCGTCTGGAACGAGAGGAGAAAAGATTGCGCCTGCAGCATCGAGACCAGCAATACCGGGAGAAGGAGCACCTAAGAGATCAGGAGATAGACAGACAATATTCTGAGAGCGAGGATTTCCAAGAACAGGAGAGTGACCTGCCATTCCGTGAGGAAGCCCAGAGCCGACGTCTGAAATGGCAGTGGCAACCCCACAAGGAAAATGAAGCACGTAACAGAAGGCTTTACTCCAAACGTAGGGAGGATGAACAGAGGGTCTGGGAACAAGAAGATTCTCAAGTTCGAGACTGGCCCGCGAGAGATAATGACGACGAGTGTGATTGTGGAGATCTGGACAGACCGTTCAGGTCCGAGAAATCCCGTCGGGTGCAGGACAGACAGCACTATCAAGATGAGCAAGAACAGAGATACAGGCAGGAACGAGAGGCGGAGAAGCAACGTTTCCAAGAAAGAGGCAGGATATCCCAGGAAGAACAAAGACTCAGACAAGAACGCGAGCAAGAAAGGAGACGCCGCCAGGAGCAAGACGCGAAATTCTTAGATGAAGAACAGTTGTACCGAGAGGAacgagaagaagagaaaagacttCGTCAGAGCAGAGACAGGAAGTTCCGTGAGGAGCAGGAGTTTCGCAGACAGGacgaagagagaaggaaaagactccTTCAGGCCCGAGACAGGCAGCTCCAGGAGGAAAAGGACTTCTACcctcaggagagagacagacagtacCGTAAAGAACGGCGCTCCCAAGAGGCCCGGGACAGGCAGTTCCGGGAGGAAGAGAGCGTGTTCTCTCAGCAACGAGAGGAACAGAGACGCAGGCAGGAACAAGAAGAGCAGTTCGTCAGGAAGGAGCGAGAGCAAGAAAGGAGACGCAaggaggaaggagacagaaaattCCGAGAGCAAAGTCTCCAGCAAGCggtagaagaagaaaggagacgCCGTCTAGTACAAGACAGGAAGTTCCCCGAGGAAGAACAGCTTTACAGAGACGAACAGGAGCAAAGACGTCGCCAGGAGCCAGCCAGGAGGTTCCGTGAGGAGGAGCAGCTGCGCAGGCAGGAGCTGGAGCAGGAGCAGAGGCGCCAAGAGCGGGAGAGGAAATTCCGCGAAGAGGAGCAGCTGCGCAGACAGGAGCTGGAGCAGAGGCAGAGGCGCCAAGAGCGGGAGAGGAAATTCCGCGAAGAGGAGCAGCTGCGCAGGCAGGAGCTGGAGCAGGAGCAGAGGCGCCAGGAGCGGGAGAGGAAATTCCGCGAAGAGGAGAGGCTGCGAAGGCAGGAGCTGGAGCAGGAGCAGAGGCAGAGGCGCCAGGAGCGGGAGAGGAAATTCCGCGAAGAGGAGCAGCTGCGCAGGCAGGAGCTGGAGCAGGAGCAGAGGCGCCAGGAGCGGGAGAGGAAATTCCGCGAAGAGGAACAGCTGCGCAGGCAGGAGCTGGAGCAGGAGCAGAGGCAGAGGCGCCAGGAGCGGGAGAGGAAATTCCGCGAAGAGGAGCAGCTGCGCAGGCAGGAATTAGAGCAGGAGCAGAGGCGCCAGGAGCGGGAGAGGAAATTCCGCGAAGAGGAGCAGCTGCGCAGGCAGGAGCTGGAGCAGGAGCAGAGGCAGAGGCGCCAGGAGCGGGAGAGGAAATTCCGCGAAGAGGAGCAGCTGCGCAGGCAGGAGCTGGAGCAGGAGCAGAGGCGCCAGGAGCGGGAGAGGAAATTCCGCGAAGAGGAGCAGCTGCGCAGGCAGGAGAGAGAAGGGCAACAGTACCGTCAAGAGTTCGACTCGCAAACGCGGGTTCAGCTCCGAGACCGTCAGTCCAGGGAGGAAGACAAGAGTCGGAGACAGGTCCAAGAATTTAGCTCACGTCAAATTTCTAAACCAATTGTCCGTTCCAGCCCACTCTATGAATATATTCAAGAACAAAGGTCCCAATATCGTCCGTAG